In Acetonema longum DSM 6540, one genomic interval encodes:
- a CDS encoding flavodoxin family protein, with protein MKVVAFNGSPRANGNTAQSIQMVLAELKSEGVDTEVIQLGGRKVFGCLACGKCFELQNNRCVRQDDEMNGFIQKIQEADGIIIGSPTYFSNVSAEVKALIDRSGFVNKANGGGLLRGKIGASVVAVRRAGSTFVYSAINFYFGIAEMIIPSSSYWNMTLSLEPGDAQKDEEGIETFKTLGKNMAFTLKKLR; from the coding sequence ATGAAAGTGGTTGCTTTTAATGGCAGCCCCAGGGCTAATGGCAATACAGCCCAAAGTATTCAAATGGTCCTGGCGGAATTAAAAAGTGAAGGGGTGGACACAGAAGTTATCCAATTAGGCGGTCGCAAGGTATTCGGCTGTCTGGCCTGCGGCAAGTGCTTTGAGCTGCAAAATAACCGCTGTGTGCGCCAGGATGATGAAATGAACGGCTTCATCCAGAAAATCCAGGAAGCGGACGGCATTATCATTGGTTCTCCCACCTACTTCAGCAATGTGTCTGCCGAAGTCAAGGCTCTGATTGACCGCTCCGGCTTTGTGAACAAAGCTAACGGAGGCGGCTTGCTGCGGGGGAAAATCGGCGCATCGGTGGTTGCGGTGCGGCGGGCCGGGTCTACCTTCGTTTATTCGGCCATTAACTTCTACTTCGGCATAGCTGAAATGATCATTCCCAGCTCCAGTTATTGGAATATGACCCTTTCGTTAGAGCCGGGAGATGCCCAAAAGGACGAGGAAGGCATAGAAACCTTTAAAACCCTAGGGAAAAACATGGCTTTTACCCTGAAAAAACTGAGATGA